Proteins encoded in a region of the Bombiscardovia apis genome:
- a CDS encoding alpha/beta fold hydrolase, with product MRVTYKPFAAHDEFGRPLPPSRSVLYSTSINGTRLVFSMNPAPQRAPILLYLHGGPGSASIPLTQRYNAALEQRFRFINVDQRGCGLSYYPFRAGEDITIALMLSDVVTFIQRLRKAYPRVPITVLGHSWGSVLGLEIARQYPELIRRFIGVGQVIDMNASHRARSHSASGLMPSRLGKLLGSESALADVLLYVGELGEVGIAKGLCRDVARSSTFLQSSDYGWRGIKGLLLGSSQSHARLDEELDAVDFSSVRSFDVPVAFVEGRFDRHLPSYLVEQYAQGLSSQHDLVWFEHSAHCPQWEEPSRFAQVVEKLCREK from the coding sequence ATGCGCGTTACCTATAAACCGTTTGCGGCGCACGACGAGTTTGGTCGTCCTCTGCCTCCGTCTCGTTCTGTTCTGTACAGTACTTCTATCAATGGCACCCGCTTAGTGTTCTCCATGAATCCGGCTCCGCAGCGGGCTCCTATTCTCTTATACCTGCATGGGGGACCGGGTAGCGCGAGTATTCCTTTAACGCAGCGCTACAATGCGGCTCTTGAGCAGCGGTTCCGTTTTATTAATGTTGATCAGCGTGGCTGCGGCTTGTCTTATTACCCTTTCCGGGCTGGCGAAGATATCACCATAGCTCTTATGCTGAGCGATGTGGTGACTTTCATTCAACGCTTGCGAAAAGCCTACCCACGAGTTCCTATTACTGTATTGGGTCATTCTTGGGGCAGTGTTTTGGGGCTAGAGATAGCTCGCCAGTATCCTGAACTTATTCGGCGTTTCATCGGTGTCGGGCAAGTTATCGACATGAATGCTAGTCATAGGGCACGTTCCCATTCGGCATCCGGTTTAATGCCGTCGCGGTTAGGCAAGCTTTTGGGTTCAGAAAGTGCGTTGGCCGATGTGCTCTTGTATGTTGGCGAACTGGGAGAGGTAGGCATAGCGAAGGGGCTGTGTCGAGATGTTGCCAGAAGTTCGACTTTCTTACAGTCATCGGATTACGGGTGGCGGGGGATAAAAGGCCTGCTTTTAGGGTCGAGTCAGTCGCACGCTCGTTTAGATGAAGAGTTGGATGCAGTTGATTTTTCGTCGGTTCGTTCTTTTGACGTGCCCGTCGCTTTTGTGGAAGGCCGTTTCGACCGTCACTTACCGAGTTACTTAGTGGAGCAGTATGCCCAGGGTTTGAGCAGTCAACATGATTTAGTGTGGTTTGAACACTCGGCTCATTGCCCGCAGTGGGAGGAGCCTAGTCGTTTTGCTCAAGTAGTGGAGAAGCTGTGTCGCGAAAAATAG
- a CDS encoding GNAT family N-acetyltransferase, whose amino-acid sequence MVRLEAITKDNFFPVLELKRPEGEGYVPDNALSIAEAWLYRNEGTSNPRAMYDDDKLVGFVMTHDSADKPVRDIWRILIPEEFANKGYGSQALRILIDEATADEAIEQLKISYMPGNDRAEHVYRKAGFVPNGEKDGEEIVMEYRF is encoded by the coding sequence ATGGTGCGTTTGGAAGCGATTACTAAGGATAACTTCTTCCCTGTGCTGGAGCTGAAGCGGCCGGAGGGGGAAGGGTACGTACCGGATAATGCCTTGTCTATCGCAGAAGCTTGGCTGTACCGGAATGAGGGCACCAGCAATCCTCGGGCTATGTATGATGACGACAAACTCGTTGGTTTTGTGATGACGCATGATTCAGCAGACAAGCCAGTGCGCGATATATGGAGAATCCTCATACCCGAGGAATTTGCCAATAAAGGGTATGGGAGCCAAGCCTTACGCATTCTGATAGACGAGGCTACTGCTGACGAGGCCATCGAGCAGCTGAAGATTTCCTATATGCCTGGGAATGACCGCGCTGAGCATGTGTACCGCAAAGCTGGTTTTGTGCCCAATGGTGAGAAGGATGGCGAGGAAATCGTTATGGAGTATCGTTTTTGA
- a CDS encoding NIPSNAP family protein: protein MVCTQAQPKRSAFIAVIYGESMQYELRTYTLSDEASAETYFRVHWERHIGSLSKYGIGVDHVFLNKANHQVIAICTYPDGSDIQAADEAYMHSPEFHSDMEGFPMDSIVSVEPCIVESADFLK, encoded by the coding sequence ATGGTCTGCACACAAGCTCAACCAAAGCGATCTGCTTTCATCGCAGTCATCTATGGTGAGAGTATGCAATACGAATTAAGGACTTATACTTTATCCGATGAAGCCAGCGCTGAGACCTATTTCCGTGTCCATTGGGAGCGTCATATAGGAAGCCTGTCCAAGTACGGCATTGGCGTCGACCATGTCTTCCTCAACAAGGCGAACCACCAAGTCATCGCTATCTGCACATATCCCGATGGCTCTGACATTCAAGCAGCAGACGAAGCATATATGCATAGCCCGGAATTCCACTCAGACATGGAGGGTTTCCCGATGGATTCCATTGTGAGCGTCGAACCCTGTATCGTAGAGTCCGCTGATTTCCTTAAATAG
- a CDS encoding BglG family transcription antiterminator, whose amino-acid sequence MMTDMKRSLVEYLLNRRDYVRGSELSDALKVSTKTISRLVKQVNTQYREPVVESMRGRGYQLNVDRYLRYNRGHKQGDIDVSRLTSVERRDEIIKHLLMTAPHRYRLEDLWGKYCISDSAMATDLRSLRMLLDKFQLSLERTSGYVWVEGSEANIRKAITGLFSYDAGEDSGRFIQPNHRVQQRDAALVNHQLDLIEQLIHAEIPYPYRVNIFTHLYIMIERYRVVGSLMDGESTPEMRKALDEHSKIANVCKSVIDNLNAYLNAKLPEVEIYYLYQYLTSSRIDDRQPEPDTAQMPQMVGDLTHYLIDRVTADPHYEGIDQQALFASLSQHMKPLLNRLQNNIKVNNNLLEQIRLEYPDLFEAVKSASEQSVERFDLNPIDDAEVGFITVYFAQAVENMRIPVDILLVCTTGLGTAQLLQAKIEKRFSGLHIVETVATRDLQGTLSLHPEVELVVSTVGLPESITVPTLVVSAMLTIEDQERLERKVDQLRRQGANR is encoded by the coding sequence ATGATGACCGACATGAAGCGATCTTTGGTTGAGTATTTGCTCAACCGGCGCGATTATGTGCGCGGATCCGAGTTGTCTGATGCCCTTAAGGTCTCAACCAAAACAATCTCTCGTCTTGTAAAACAGGTCAATACCCAGTATCGGGAACCAGTGGTCGAATCCATGCGCGGCCGCGGCTACCAGCTCAACGTAGACCGCTATCTGCGCTATAACCGTGGACACAAGCAGGGCGACATTGACGTAAGTCGGCTCACTTCGGTGGAGCGACGCGACGAAATCATCAAACATCTGCTCATGACAGCCCCTCACCGTTACCGGCTCGAAGACCTGTGGGGCAAATACTGCATTAGCGACTCCGCAATGGCCACAGACTTGCGCTCCCTGCGCATGCTGCTTGACAAGTTCCAGCTCTCCCTAGAGCGCACCTCCGGCTACGTGTGGGTCGAAGGCAGCGAAGCCAACATTCGCAAGGCGATTACCGGTCTCTTTTCTTACGATGCGGGCGAAGACTCCGGGCGATTCATTCAGCCTAACCACCGAGTGCAGCAGCGTGACGCGGCGTTAGTGAACCACCAGCTGGACTTGATTGAGCAGCTGATCCACGCCGAAATTCCTTACCCCTATCGGGTTAACATTTTTACCCACCTCTACATTATGATTGAACGCTACCGGGTGGTGGGCAGCTTGATGGACGGCGAGAGCACGCCCGAGATGCGCAAAGCCTTGGACGAGCACAGCAAGATTGCGAACGTGTGCAAAAGTGTAATTGACAATCTTAACGCCTACCTCAACGCTAAACTGCCCGAAGTAGAGATCTACTACCTTTACCAGTACTTAACGTCCTCACGTATCGACGACCGTCAGCCCGAGCCAGACACTGCGCAAATGCCGCAAATGGTGGGAGACCTCACCCATTACCTCATCGACAGGGTCACAGCAGACCCGCATTATGAGGGTATCGACCAGCAAGCGCTGTTCGCCAGTCTTTCCCAACACATGAAGCCCCTGCTCAACCGCCTACAAAACAACATCAAGGTTAACAACAACCTCTTAGAGCAAATCCGCTTAGAATACCCAGACCTCTTTGAAGCGGTGAAAAGTGCCAGCGAGCAGTCCGTGGAGCGCTTCGATCTCAACCCTATTGACGATGCCGAAGTAGGTTTCATCACCGTTTACTTCGCGCAAGCGGTAGAAAATATGCGCATTCCGGTAGACATTCTGCTGGTCTGTACGACGGGCTTAGGCACTGCCCAGCTCCTCCAAGCCAAGATTGAAAAGCGTTTCTCTGGGCTCCACATCGTGGAAACCGTGGCCACTCGCGACTTGCAGGGCACGCTCTCCCTACACCCGGAAGTGGAATTGGTGGTCTCTACCGTAGGCCTACCAGAAAGCATTACTGTACCTACCCTCGTGGTCTCCGCCATGCTCACGATTGAAGACCAAGAGCGGCTAGAACGTAAGGTAGACCAGCTGCGCAGGCAGGGGGCCAACCGATGA
- a CDS encoding PTS sugar transporter subunit IIA, giving the protein MKWLIVWEPESAAHIRSKADLFAWIAAYSQKQGLVADAHEVPELLQERENIGSTLVSDQLANPHLQSDTVLHSAVIMIKLTQSIGGWEGAEAIERFIVTLLPTQPALADVAALRQWYRKLADSRVSSALGSGQREDVRQIIDMERE; this is encoded by the coding sequence ATGAAATGGCTCATAGTTTGGGAGCCTGAGTCGGCTGCCCACATACGAAGCAAAGCAGATCTTTTCGCTTGGATTGCCGCTTACTCCCAAAAGCAAGGGCTGGTGGCCGATGCGCATGAAGTGCCGGAATTGCTGCAAGAGCGCGAAAACATTGGCAGCACGCTCGTCAGCGATCAACTAGCCAACCCCCACTTGCAAAGCGACACCGTGTTGCACAGCGCCGTCATCATGATCAAACTAACCCAGTCCATAGGCGGTTGGGAGGGCGCTGAGGCTATCGAGCGCTTTATTGTGACACTTTTGCCTACCCAGCCCGCGCTCGCAGATGTGGCAGCGCTGCGCCAATGGTATCGAAAACTTGCTGACAGCAGGGTGTCGAGCGCACTCGGCAGCGGTCAGCGCGAAGATGTACGCCAAATCATAGATATGGAAAGGGAATGA
- a CDS encoding PTS sugar transporter subunit IIA has translation MTVETESLSEAIDRKAIVTGLQVETKEEVFAKLAELLHQQGNVDSVSEFIDAIHEREAQGATGIGGHVAIPHGRSDTVKRNAIAIAILDHEIPWESLDDTGAKVVALFAVGADDEGSQQHLKLLSQFARKLAKDDVTQALLKAQTVDDVVEALNK, from the coding sequence ATGACAGTGGAAACTGAATCACTCAGTGAAGCCATCGACCGCAAGGCCATCGTAACGGGCCTGCAAGTGGAGACCAAAGAAGAGGTCTTCGCTAAGCTGGCTGAGCTTTTGCACCAGCAGGGGAACGTCGACTCAGTCAGCGAGTTTATCGATGCCATTCACGAGCGCGAAGCACAGGGAGCCACCGGCATTGGGGGGCACGTAGCCATTCCCCACGGACGTTCCGACACTGTGAAGCGCAATGCCATCGCCATCGCCATTCTCGACCACGAAATCCCCTGGGAGTCGCTCGACGACACCGGAGCCAAAGTGGTGGCCCTCTTCGCTGTGGGCGCTGACGATGAAGGCTCCCAGCAGCACCTCAAGCTACTTTCGCAGTTTGCCCGCAAGCTCGCAAAAGATGATGTGACACAAGCCCTGTTGAAAGCCCAGACCGTGGACGACGTGGTCGAGGCCCTGAACAAGTAA
- a CDS encoding PTS fructose transporter subunit IIB, whose translation MKIVGVSACTIGIAHTYLAQQKLEDAAKAAGDDIKVETQGTIGIENELSQEDIAAADIVILAVDIKIANEERFEGKKVVKVSTDTAIKSPNKLIAKLHEIAGK comes from the coding sequence ATGAAGATTGTAGGCGTGAGTGCGTGCACTATTGGAATTGCACACACATATTTGGCCCAGCAGAAGTTGGAAGACGCTGCCAAAGCTGCGGGAGACGACATCAAGGTCGAAACCCAGGGCACGATTGGCATCGAAAACGAGTTGAGCCAAGAAGACATTGCCGCCGCTGACATTGTGATTTTAGCTGTTGACATCAAAATTGCCAACGAAGAGCGCTTCGAAGGCAAGAAAGTAGTAAAGGTCTCTACCGACACCGCAATTAAGTCTCCCAACAAGCTCATTGCCAAGCTGCATGAGATTGCTGGGAAGTAG
- a CDS encoding PTS fructose transporter subunit IIC: protein MNNFWKKANFKGHLLTAISYMIPIVCGAGFIIAIGMAFGGKAQDALVMGEFDFFQAMATLGGKALGLLPVIISTGIAFSIAGKPGIAPGFVTGLASVAISAGFIGGILGGYIAGWLAFAVLKYVKVPSWAKGLMPTLIVPFLASLASGLIMVYIIGTPVAWFTTWLTNVLTSMNGASNLIFGLVLGVLSIVDFGGPINKTAFAFALTLQAQGINGPVTALQLTNTATPIGFGFAYLVAKLLRKNIYTRDEVETLKSAVPMGVVNIVEGSIPIVMNDIVRGVVAAGMGGAVEGAILMTLSDGKGATVPFGGFLMLPTMGAKWWVGLLAIAGNVFVTGVVYAIIKKNVPLDATLADEANVKEEDDLNLDDIQVM, encoded by the coding sequence ATGAACAACTTTTGGAAAAAGGCCAACTTTAAGGGCCACTTGCTCACAGCCATCTCCTACATGATTCCTATCGTGTGCGGCGCTGGCTTCATCATCGCTATCGGTATGGCTTTTGGCGGCAAAGCGCAGGATGCTCTGGTCATGGGAGAATTCGACTTCTTCCAGGCAATGGCAACCTTGGGTGGCAAAGCTCTGGGCCTGCTCCCTGTGATTATCTCGACCGGTATCGCCTTCTCGATTGCTGGTAAGCCCGGCATTGCTCCCGGCTTCGTAACCGGCTTGGCATCCGTCGCTATTTCCGCTGGCTTCATCGGCGGCATCTTGGGCGGCTACATTGCAGGCTGGCTCGCTTTCGCCGTTTTGAAGTATGTGAAGGTGCCTTCTTGGGCTAAGGGACTGATGCCCACGCTCATCGTGCCCTTCCTAGCTTCGCTGGCCAGCGGCCTGATTATGGTCTACATCATCGGTACGCCCGTGGCCTGGTTCACCACCTGGCTGACCAACGTGCTGACCTCGATGAACGGCGCTTCCAACCTCATCTTCGGCCTCGTGCTGGGTGTCTTGAGTATCGTCGATTTCGGCGGTCCTATCAACAAGACGGCCTTCGCGTTTGCGCTCACCTTGCAGGCTCAGGGCATTAACGGCCCGGTCACTGCCCTCCAGCTGACCAACACCGCTACCCCCATCGGTTTCGGCTTCGCTTACTTGGTGGCCAAGCTCCTGCGCAAGAACATCTACACCCGCGATGAGGTAGAGACTCTGAAGTCTGCCGTGCCTATGGGCGTGGTCAACATCGTTGAGGGCTCCATCCCGATCGTGATGAACGACATCGTCCGCGGTGTAGTAGCTGCCGGTATGGGTGGCGCTGTTGAAGGCGCTATCTTGATGACGCTTTCCGACGGCAAGGGTGCAACCGTGCCCTTCGGCGGCTTCCTCATGCTCCCCACGATGGGTGCCAAGTGGTGGGTCGGCTTGCTGGCCATCGCAGGCAACGTCTTCGTAACTGGTGTGGTCTACGCCATCATCAAGAAGAATGTGCCTCTTGACGCAACTCTGGCAGACGAAGCCAACGTCAAGGAAGAGGATGACCTCAACTTGGACGACATTCAGGTGATGTAA
- the alsE gene encoding D-allulose 6-phosphate 3-epimerase, which yields MQETTRTIQLAPSLMTMDLDQFKEQISFLNNKVNLYHIDIMDGHFVPNISLSPWFIEQTRKISDLPMSAHLMVTDAPFWVQQLIDVKCEMICMPAEVSNGVAFRLIDQIHDAGLKAGMVINPETPVDTLLPYIDLLDKITVMTVDPGFAGQRFLAGCLDKITQLRQLREEKGYGYEIEMDGSTNKAHWKMIADSNPDVYVIGRSGLFGLTDNIESSWQQMVSEYEECTGFKFDNGR from the coding sequence ATGCAAGAAACAACGCGTACTATTCAGTTGGCTCCCTCTCTGATGACGATGGACTTGGACCAGTTCAAGGAGCAGATTAGCTTTTTGAACAACAAGGTAAACCTGTACCACATCGACATTATGGACGGGCATTTTGTGCCCAATATCAGCCTCTCGCCATGGTTTATCGAGCAGACGCGTAAGATATCGGACCTGCCCATGTCAGCCCATCTGATGGTCACTGACGCGCCTTTCTGGGTGCAGCAGCTCATCGACGTGAAGTGCGAGATGATTTGCATGCCCGCTGAGGTCTCGAACGGTGTAGCCTTCAGGCTCATTGACCAGATTCACGACGCTGGCCTGAAAGCTGGCATGGTGATTAACCCCGAGACTCCGGTTGACACCCTCCTGCCCTACATCGACCTGCTCGACAAGATTACGGTCATGACCGTTGACCCCGGTTTTGCGGGCCAGCGCTTCCTCGCCGGCTGCTTGGATAAGATTACCCAACTGCGCCAGCTGCGCGAAGAAAAGGGCTACGGCTACGAAATCGAGATGGATGGTTCGACCAACAAGGCTCACTGGAAGATGATTGCCGACTCCAACCCCGACGTGTACGTCATCGGGCGTTCTGGTCTCTTCGGCTTGACTGACAACATCGAAAGCTCTTGGCAGCAGATGGTCAGCGAATACGAAGAGTGCACCGGTTTCAAGTTCGACAACGGCCGATGA
- a CDS encoding HPr family phosphocarrier protein, which produces MTCTFTVTLKNPGGLHARPAALLAEQALHYRSAVFVSVSKGGKGGKGSKRANAKRIIDLMNLGACCSDDLHFELEGADEALASRALRQFVSRLP; this is translated from the coding sequence GTGACTTGTACTTTTACCGTGACGCTTAAGAACCCGGGAGGTCTGCACGCTCGGCCGGCCGCGCTGCTGGCTGAGCAGGCCCTTCACTATCGCTCAGCAGTGTTTGTGAGCGTAAGCAAGGGCGGTAAGGGAGGTAAGGGCAGTAAGAGGGCGAACGCCAAGCGCATTATTGACTTGATGAACCTTGGCGCCTGCTGCTCAGACGACCTGCATTTCGAGCTTGAGGGAGCCGATGAGGCGCTCGCCAGCCGGGCTTTGCGCCAGTTCGTGAGCCGGCTTCCGTAA
- a CDS encoding NAD(P)H-binding protein, with amino-acid sequence MRVIVVGASGRVGKATIEQLTKRGHTVVACARHFDQVKTSGQVEAEGFDMTGDLNAMTATFLQAQAQAVVFTAGSRGADVIHVDALGAIKTMEAAQGAGIKRYVLLGALYAADLERWDEPGVKKVIDQLPDYYPAKYFADDHLMHSGLDYTIVEPGALVETAGRGSVATDPEQAGPIAIEDVAEMLAASLDEPASVGRVYRIIHGDTPIEQALQ; translated from the coding sequence ATGCGGGTTATTGTAGTGGGTGCCAGTGGGCGTGTGGGAAAAGCTACGATTGAGCAGCTGACCAAGCGGGGCCACACAGTAGTGGCTTGTGCACGCCACTTCGACCAGGTGAAAACTAGCGGGCAGGTTGAAGCGGAAGGCTTTGATATGACTGGCGATTTGAACGCCATGACTGCCACTTTCTTGCAGGCTCAGGCACAGGCGGTTGTTTTTACTGCCGGCTCGCGCGGTGCCGATGTGATACACGTTGACGCTCTGGGCGCGATTAAGACGATGGAAGCGGCTCAAGGGGCAGGAATTAAGCGGTATGTGCTGCTGGGGGCGCTCTACGCTGCGGATTTGGAGCGTTGGGATGAGCCTGGGGTGAAGAAGGTAATCGACCAGCTGCCGGACTATTATCCTGCCAAGTATTTTGCCGACGATCATCTTATGCATTCAGGATTGGATTACACGATTGTGGAGCCGGGCGCTTTGGTTGAGACTGCCGGGCGGGGCAGCGTGGCAACCGACCCTGAGCAGGCCGGGCCTATTGCGATTGAGGATGTGGCCGAGATGCTTGCCGCCAGTTTGGACGAGCCGGCTAGCGTGGGGCGTGTGTATCGCATTATTCATGGAGATACGCCGATAGAGCAGGCCTTGCAGTAG